In a single window of the Tellurirhabdus bombi genome:
- a CDS encoding YpdA family putative bacillithiol disulfide reductase, translating to MDIYDVIIIGGGPCGLAAGIEAKKAGLSHLILEKGSLTESIRKYPKMMRFFSTAENIEIGGIPFPIAGVKANRTEALQYYRKVTGYYDLNFSLFTEVDRVEKEADNFTVYTTKGDQYQARKVILATGYFDKPRWLGIPGEELPHVTHYYDEPFQYSYTNVVIVGASNSAVEASLELYRADAHVTIVHRADDFRKTVKYWLIPDVKNRVKEGKINTQFNTCVTKIEAGKVYTTNVQTGETGELPADFVIILTGYIPDAELLRRCGVALNEETQVPTYDKETFETNVPGLYVCGTVMAGIYTEKVFIENGREHAKAIIDHISGKEVRKVAELIERI from the coding sequence ACCTGATTCTGGAAAAAGGAAGCCTAACGGAATCCATTCGGAAATACCCCAAAATGATGCGTTTTTTCTCGACTGCCGAGAACATTGAAATTGGCGGTATTCCGTTTCCCATCGCTGGCGTCAAAGCCAATCGAACCGAAGCGTTGCAGTACTACCGGAAAGTAACGGGCTATTACGACCTGAATTTCAGCCTTTTCACAGAGGTAGACCGGGTAGAGAAAGAGGCCGATAACTTTACGGTGTACACCACCAAAGGAGATCAATACCAGGCCCGGAAAGTAATTCTGGCGACAGGTTATTTCGACAAACCGCGCTGGCTGGGTATTCCGGGCGAAGAGCTGCCGCACGTGACGCACTACTACGACGAGCCGTTTCAATATTCCTACACCAACGTGGTCATTGTGGGGGCGTCTAACTCCGCCGTCGAAGCGTCCCTGGAATTATACCGCGCCGATGCTCACGTAACGATTGTTCACCGCGCCGATGATTTCCGGAAAACCGTAAAATACTGGCTAATTCCCGACGTGAAAAACCGCGTCAAAGAAGGAAAAATCAACACCCAGTTCAATACCTGTGTCACGAAAATTGAAGCGGGTAAAGTCTACACGACCAACGTGCAAACTGGCGAAACGGGCGAATTACCCGCTGATTTTGTGATTATCCTGACCGGCTATATTCCCGATGCGGAGTTGCTCCGGCGCTGCGGCGTTGCTTTGAACGAAGAAACCCAGGTGCCGACTTACGACAAGGAAACCTTTGAAACCAACGTGCCGGGCCTGTATGTCTGCGGCACCGTGATGGCCGGTATTTACACCGAAAAAGTCTTCATCGAAAATGGCCGCGAACACGCAAAAGCGATCATAGACCACATTTCGGGAAAAGAAGTGCGGAAAGTAGCCGAGTTGATTGAGCGGATTTGA